From a single Hemitrygon akajei chromosome 28, sHemAka1.3, whole genome shotgun sequence genomic region:
- the LOC140717690 gene encoding RAS guanyl-releasing protein 2, giving the protein MSLFFDHLGPLELAEHLTYLEYRSFCRILFQDYHSFAKHGCTKDNPILERFISHFNSVSQWVQMMVLSMHTPQQRAEVITKFVHMAQRLLQLQNYNTLMAVVGGLSHSAISRLKETYHYISADVIKISDELTELVTTCGNYGNYRKHFAEGSGFKFPILGVHLKDLLAVHLALSDWSEEGRVNVVKMQQLYTILNELVQVQATAPPIEPNKDLVNLLTVSLDQYHTDDEIYKLSLLREPRTSKSTPSSPTPPKPSVIDEWASSVKPKTDPELINKHIYKMVESVFRNFDVDQDGYISQKEFNIISSNFPYLDRFSVLDENKDGQISRDEMITYFKQANSLLNCKMGFIHNFMETTYLKPTFCDHCKSFIWGLYKQGYKCKACGISCHKQCKSLLVKECRKRTKSISLDSPGPTLRRSFSVPATTSAPNSEVLQEEVESLEDDVQDIHL; this is encoded by the exons TTCCAGGATTATCACAGTTTTGCAAAGCACGGCTGTACCAAGGACAATCCCATCCTTGAGCGGTTCATCAGTCACTTtaacagtgtctcccagtgggtGCAAATGATGGTTCTGAGCATGCACACTCCACAGCAGAGAGCTGAGGTCATCACCAAGTTTGTCCACATGGCCCAG AGACTCCTCCAACTGCAGAATTACAACACGTTGATGGCAGTCGTCGGCGGTTTGAGTCACAGCGCGATCTCCCGTCTGAAAGAGACGTACCATTATATCAGTGCTGATGTTATAAAG ATTTCAGATGAGCTGACTGAGCTGGTCACCACCTGTGGCAATTATGGGAATTACCGGAAGCATTTTGCAGAAGGGTCTGGTTTCAAATTTCCCATCCTTGGCGTGCACCTGAAGGATCTGCTGGCCGTTCACCTGGCACTCTCTGACTGGTCCGAGGAGGGCAGGGTCAACGTAGTCAAGATGCAGCAGCTCTATACGATTCTGAATGAGttggtccaggtgcaggccaCGGCTCCACCCATCGAGCCAAACAAGGACCTCGTCAACCTTCTGACG GTCTCCCTTGATCAATACCACACAGATGACGAGATCTACAAACTTTCTCTGCTGAGGGAACCTCGCACTTCAAAGTCCACA CCATCCAGTCCGACTCCACCCAAACCCTCAGTGATCGATGAGTGGGCATCATCAGTCAAACCAAAAACTGACCCTGAATTAATTAATAAGCACATCTACAAGATGGTTGAG TCTGTCTTTAGGAACTTTGACGTTGACCAAGATGGCTACATCTCACAGAAAGAATTTAACATTATATCTTCTAACTTCCCCTATCTGGACAGGTTCAGTGTTCTAGATGAGAACAA AGATGGTCAGATCAGCAGAGATGAAATGATTACGTACTTCAAGCAAGCTAACTCACTTCTCAACTGCAAGATGGGATTCATTCATAACTTCATGGAGACCACGTACTTGAAACCCACCTTCTGTGATCACTGCAAGAGCTTT atctGGGGTTTATACAAACAAGGCTACAAGTGTAAAG CCTGTGGAATCAGCTGTCACAAACAGTGTAAGAGCCTCCTGGTGAAGGAGTGTCGTAAACGCACCAAGAGTATTAGCCTGGACAGTCCGGGTCCCACACTCAGGAGATCTTTCAGCGTTCCTGCCACAACCTCAGCTCCTAATTCTGAAG TCCTTCAGGAAGAGGTTGAGAGTCTGGAAGACGATGTACAGGACATCCATCTGTGA